The nucleotide sequence GTTCGCTCTGGAAATCCTGGGCCACGGTGTAGATCTGGCGTTTGATGGCGTTGCGGGTGACGGCGCGCTTGGCCCAGCGCTTGGGGATCAGCGCGCCGATCCAGGCCTGGTCGCGCACGGCAAACAGGGTCTGGGACCTTTCCGGGGACCCAGACCCTGTGATCGGTGGTGCGTCGAGCGCGACGCGGTGCAGGGCGAAGTGCGGGCTGCGCGAGACGGTGGCGCCGGCCATCACGGCCTGGAACTGGGCCCGGGTCTTGAGCCGCTGCACTGGCGGGGTTGCCCGCTCGGTGGCGGGGTCAGACCGCCAGGCGCTTGCGGCCCTTGGCGCGGCGGG is from Ramlibacter tataouinensis TTB310 and encodes:
- a CDS encoding ribonuclease P protein component, which codes for MQRLKTRAQFQAVMAGATVSRSPHFALHRVALDAPPITGSGSPERSQTLFAVRDQAWIGALIPKRWAKRAVTRNAIKRQIYTVAQDFQSELPAAAHVVRLRAAFDRDLYPSATSDALKRAVRAELQRLLAGARA